One genomic region from Prochlorococcus marinus str. SB encodes:
- the aroB gene encoding 3-dehydroquinate synthase, translated as MNKRRILVPLGDKSYEVTLEAGILNNISEELLKIGITKNRKILVISNEEISNLYGEKFLNNLKDNQYQAKMFLIKAGESYKNLKTLSEIYDVAFEFGLDRNSIIIALGGGIVGDVSGFAAATWLRGIEYIQIPTTLLSMVDSSVGGKTGVNHPKGKNLIGAFNQPKAVFIDPETLKSLPKREFNAGMAEVIKYGVIRDKELFEYLEIEKNKNEFLNLKNEYLIKIINSSIKTKSHIVSQDEHENGVRAILNYGHSFGHVIENLCGYGKFLHGEAISIGMNIAGEVAIEKGLWSKEELERQKNLLKSYDLPTEIPKINKEDVLTILMGDKKVRDGKMRFILPKEIGAVDIYDDVEDSLFLKFFS; from the coding sequence GTGAATAAGAGAAGAATATTAGTCCCATTAGGTGATAAGTCATACGAAGTAACTCTTGAAGCAGGGATACTGAACAATATCAGCGAAGAACTTTTAAAAATTGGAATAACAAAGAATAGAAAAATACTTGTGATTTCAAATGAAGAAATATCAAATTTGTATGGAGAAAAATTCTTAAATAATTTAAAAGATAATCAATACCAGGCCAAAATGTTCCTTATCAAGGCTGGAGAATCATATAAAAACTTAAAAACCTTAAGTGAAATATATGATGTTGCATTTGAATTTGGCTTAGATAGAAATTCAATAATTATTGCCCTTGGCGGAGGAATTGTTGGAGATGTAAGTGGCTTCGCAGCTGCTACTTGGCTAAGAGGCATCGAATATATTCAGATTCCAACAACATTATTATCGATGGTTGATTCATCTGTGGGAGGGAAAACAGGAGTAAATCATCCAAAAGGTAAGAATTTAATTGGAGCCTTCAATCAACCTAAAGCAGTTTTTATTGATCCAGAAACTTTAAAAAGTTTGCCCAAAAGAGAATTTAATGCAGGCATGGCCGAAGTAATAAAATACGGAGTAATAAGAGATAAAGAACTTTTCGAATACTTAGAAATTGAAAAAAACAAAAATGAATTTTTAAATCTCAAAAATGAATATCTAATTAAAATAATTAATAGTTCAATTAAAACAAAGTCTCATATTGTTTCTCAAGACGAACATGAAAATGGTGTTAGAGCAATATTGAATTATGGTCATTCTTTTGGTCACGTTATTGAAAATTTATGTGGATACGGCAAATTTCTACATGGTGAGGCAATATCAATTGGTATGAATATTGCGGGCGAAGTAGCAATTGAAAAAGGGTTGTGGTCTAAAGAAGAATTAGAAAGACAGAAGAATCTTTTAAAGAGTTACGATCTTCCTACCGAGATCCCCAAAATAAATAAAGAAGACGTTCTAACAATACTTATGGGCGATAAAAAAGTTCGTGATGGCAAAATGAGATTTATATTACCGAAAGAAATCGGTGCTGTTGATATATATGACGACGTAGAAGATTCATTATTTTTAAAGTTTTTTTCTTAA
- a CDS encoding 5-(carboxyamino)imidazole ribonucleotide synthase, with amino-acid sequence MSLKKNINDIKKNYSLGIIGGGQLALMLTEAAKKRDLEVCVQTKSCDDPAGLKADHVIEADPLKIRGNKSLINECEKIIFENEWIKIDKLNLIDNKDIFVPSLNAIKPLVDRFSQKKLIERMNIPCPKWISIEDFKNLTDEEINNWTFPLMAKSNKGGYDGKGNRKIKTKEELDSFLTENNSNEWLIEEWIEYEKELALVGSRDRTGKIRFFPIVETFQSNHVCDWVLAPGTNEYDLNLFAINIFSSIVNELNYVGVLAIEFFYGDNGLLINEIAPRTHNSAHFSIEACTSSQFDQYVCISSGIMPPEIKMNCEGAIMINLLGLKKNFPISMETRIKMLSEIEGSNIHCYGKSREILGRKMAHITFLLNGKTHSERYDEAQILLTMVRDIWPSPNA; translated from the coding sequence ATGAGTTTAAAAAAAAATATAAACGATATTAAGAAAAATTATTCCCTAGGAATAATTGGAGGTGGTCAACTGGCTTTGATGTTAACCGAGGCAGCAAAAAAAAGAGATCTAGAAGTATGTGTGCAAACAAAATCTTGTGATGATCCTGCTGGTCTAAAAGCAGATCATGTCATAGAAGCTGATCCTTTAAAGATAAGAGGTAATAAATCATTAATTAATGAGTGTGAAAAAATAATTTTTGAAAATGAATGGATAAAAATTGATAAATTAAATTTAATTGACAATAAAGATATTTTTGTTCCAAGCCTTAATGCAATTAAGCCATTAGTAGATAGGTTTTCTCAAAAAAAATTAATAGAAAGAATGAATATTCCCTGCCCAAAATGGATAAGTATTGAAGATTTTAAAAATCTCACGGATGAGGAAATCAATAATTGGACTTTTCCTCTAATGGCAAAATCAAATAAAGGTGGATATGACGGCAAAGGGAACAGAAAAATAAAGACAAAAGAAGAATTAGATTCTTTTTTAACAGAGAATAACTCTAATGAATGGTTAATAGAAGAATGGATAGAGTATGAAAAAGAACTGGCTCTTGTTGGTTCGAGAGATAGGACCGGTAAGATAAGATTCTTTCCAATAGTTGAGACATTCCAATCAAACCATGTTTGTGATTGGGTTCTTGCACCTGGAACAAATGAATATGATTTGAACTTATTTGCAATAAATATTTTCTCTTCGATAGTCAATGAACTTAATTACGTTGGAGTTTTAGCTATTGAATTCTTCTATGGAGATAATGGTCTTCTAATTAATGAAATAGCTCCTAGAACACATAACTCAGCTCATTTCTCTATTGAAGCTTGCACTTCAAGTCAGTTTGATCAATATGTTTGCATTTCTTCTGGGATAATGCCACCTGAAATTAAAATGAACTGCGAAGGTGCAATTATGATAAATCTACTGGGGTTAAAAAAGAATTTCCCAATCTCAATGGAAACCAGAATTAAAATGTTATCTGAAATTGAGGGTTCTAATATTCATTGTTATGGCAAATCTCGCGAAATTCTGGGAAGAAAAATGGCTCACATCACATTTTTATTAAATGGTAAAACGCATTCAGAAAGATATGATGAAGCTCAAATTTTATTAACTATGGTAAGAGACATTTGGCCATCTCCAAATGCATAA